From Solanum stenotomum isolate F172 unplaced genomic scaffold, ASM1918654v1 scaffold29379, whole genome shotgun sequence, the proteins below share one genomic window:
- the LOC125851746 gene encoding LRR receptor-like serine/threonine-protein kinase EFR: MDCWRRQGRRRGGGWVFGVAVVLYCWKRKWAGIGNKSGLLNGSMFGPKLAENRLNCGLYVMAQTNITTDQLALLSLKSQIISDPFHYLDGSWSPATYVCRWVGVTCGSRHQRVKSLNLSNMTLTGRIPQDFGNLIFLRSLDLGSNNFIGNLPQEMTRLRRLKFQQIQNNSFTGSIPPSLSNASRLETLEISANLLQGNIPEEIGNLQNLNMLSIEHNQLTGSIPLTIFNISRIEVIAFTNNSLSGDLPNGLCKHLTILRRLDLSKNKLHGHMPKSLSNCSQLQILSLSENDFDGPIHTEIGRLSNLQTLHIASNHFTGVIPQEIGKLVNLVKLDVERNQITGSIPISILNISSLQLVSLWRNNLSGSLPREIGNLTKMQILDLNENRFTGEIPKINNLVELEEFDVGLNSFSGSLAMETFNKSRLRILSLAYNNISGILPSNIGSILPNVEELYLNSLTNLVGTIPHSISNCSKLTLLELSDNKLTGLIPNSLGYLTRLKALVLEINNLTSDSFLSFLTSLTNCRNLTYLLLSLNPLNGMLPVSAGNLSTSLTLFYAHNCKIKGRIPNEVGNLSSLLDLDLSGNNLVGSIPRTIGNLQNIQRFKMSDNKLIGFIEDNICKLQHLGYIYLGQNQLSGSLPNCLGNITSLRQIHMGSNKLSSNIPTSLGNLKDLVVLDLSSNNMVGSLPTEIGNLKAVTRMDLSMNQFSNRIPRQIGGLQNLAHLSLRHNKLQGSIPDSMSNMVGLEFLDISHNNISGTIPISLEKLQYLKYFNVSDNKLHGIALVFVPIAFVFVWIRYRRGKRTPQRADSLPIATTERISYYELLQATDLLSETNLIGSGSFGSVYKGVLRSGTAIAVKVFNLQLEEAFKSFDIECEVLRSLRHRNLVKVITSCSNLDFKALVLEYMPNGSLDKYLYSHNYFLDIRQRLSIMIDVACALEYLHHGCSSPVIHCDLKPSNVLLDEDMVAHLSDFGISKLLGEDESDLYTKTLATFGYIAPEYGLDGLVSIKCDVYSYGIMLLETFTRRKPTEFEGDLSLKQWVSYSLPEAVMDVVDANLVTPTDHNRLQKELDIVASIMKVALDCCVESPTRRTNMKDVVGMLQKIKIQLLAC, translated from the exons ATGGACTGTTGGAGAAGACAAGGAAGACGTAGGGGTGGGGGTTGGGTATTTGGGGTTGcggttgtattgtattgttggaAAAGGAAGTGGGCAGGAATTGGGAATAAGAGTGGGCTGCTGAATGGGTCTATGTTTGGGCCAAAGTTAGCTGAAAATCGGCTCAATTGTGGTCTT TATGTTATGGCCCAAACCAACATTACCACTGATCAATTAGCTCTTCTCTCTTTAAAATCCCAAATCATTTCAGACCCCTTTCATTACTTGGATGGAAGTTGGTCTCCTGCTACTTATGTTTGTCGTTGGGTCGGAGTCACTTGTGGTTCTCGTCACCAGCGAGTGAAGTCCTTGAATCTTTCCAACATGACTCTTACAGGCAGAATTCCACAAGATTTTGGAAATCTCATATTTCTTCGTTCACTTGACTTGGGAAGTAACAATTTCATAGGAAATTTGCCTCAAGAAATGACACGCTTGCGTCGGCTTAAGTTTCAACAAATTCA GAATAACAGTTTCACTGGTTCCATTCCTCCGTCACTCTCGAATGCCTCAAGGTTAGAGACTTTAGAAATATCTGCCAATTTACTTCAAGGAAACATCCCGGAAGAGATAGGCAATCTTCAAAACCTGAATATGTTGTCCATAGAACATAATCAGCTTACGGGTTCTATACCATTaacaattttcaatatttctagaATCGAAGTCATTGCATTTACAAATAATAGCTTATCAGGAGATCTTCCCAATGGTTTATGCAAGCATCTCACAATACTCAGGAGGCTTGATCTATCAAAAAACAAGCTTCATGGTCATATGCCTAAAAGCTTGTCAAATTGTTCACAACTTCAAATATTGTCTCTATCGGAAAATGATTTTGATGGACCAATACATACTGAAATTGGAAGATTGAGTAACTTGCAGACATTACATATCGCATCAAACCATTTCACAG GGGTAATTCCACAAGAAATCGGAAAACTTGTTAATTTGGTGAAATTAGATGTGGAGAGAAACCAGATTACCGGCTCTATCCCAATCTCCATATTAAATATATCCTCGTTGCAACTTGTTTCACTATGGAGGAACAATCTCAGTGGATCCCTACCACGGGAGATTGGCAACTTAACCAAGATGCAAATTCTAGATCTTAACGAAAATAGGTTTACTG GTGAAATACCCAAGATAAACAATCTTGTTGAACTGGAGGAATTTGATGTTGGGTTGAATAGTTTTAGTGGTTCACTTGCAATGGAGACTTTCAACAAATCACGGTTGAGAATACTTTCACTTGCATACAATAATATATCAGGGATCCTACCATCAAACATAGGTTCTATCTTACCAAACGTTGAAGAGCTTTATCTGAATAGCTTAACCAATCTTGTTGGGACTATTCCTCATTCTATCTCCAATTGTTCCAAACTTACTCTCCTAGAGCTTTCAGATAACAAACTCACGGGCTTGATTCCCAATTCTCTTGGATATTTGACTCGGCTAAAAGCCCTAGTCTTGGAGATAAACAATTTAACCAGCGATTCATTTTTAAGCTTCCTGACTTCCTTAACCAATTGTAGAAATTTAACATATCTTCTTCTATCTCTGAACCCTCTAAACGGCATGCTTCCAGTATCAGCAGGGAACCTTTCCACATCTCTTACATTGTTTTACGCACATAATTGCAAGATCAAAGGTCGAATTCCAAATGAAGTCGGGAACTTAAGCAGCTTATTAGATCTTGATCTTTCTGGAAACAACTTGGTTGGATCCATTCCCAGAACAATTGGCAACTTGCAAAACATTCAGCGCTTCAAAATGAGTGACAACAAACTTATAGGATTTATTGAAgataatatttgtaaattgcaGCATTTGGGATATATTTACTTGGGTCAAAACCAACTTTCAGGATCTCTTCCTAATTGTTTAGGGAACATCACTTCTCTTAGACAGATACATATGGGTTCTAATAAATTGAGTTCCAATATACCAACTAGCTTAGGGAATCTTAAAGACTTAGTGGTTCTTGACTTATCGTCAAACAACATGGTTGGTTCTTTACCTACAGAAATTGGAAATCTAAAGGCTGTGACACGAATGGATCTGTCGATGAATCAATTCtcaaatagaattcctagaCAAATTGGGGGATTACAAAATTTGGCGCACCTTTCTTTGAGACACAACAAGTTGCAAGGATCTATACCTGACTCAATGAGCAACATGGTAGGTTTGGAATTCCTAGACATTTCTCATAATAATATATCGGGAACTATTCCCATATCTTTGGAGAAACTACAATACCTCAAGTATTTCAATGTTTCTGACAACAAGTTGCACG GAATAGCACTTGTATTTGTTCCTATCGCCTTTGTGTTCGTATGGATAAGGTATAGAAGAGGTAAAAGAACTCCTCAACGAGCTGATTCATTGCCTATCGCAACAACAGAAAGAATTTCATACTATGAACTGCTCCAAGCAACTGATTTGCTTAGCGAGACTAATCTGATTGGTTCTGGAAGTTTTGGCTCTGTTTACAAAGGCGTTCTCAGGAGTGGGACTGCCATTGCTGTTAAAGTGTTCAATCTGCAACTGGAAGAGGCATTCAAGAGTTTCGATATAGAATGTGAAGTTTTGCGTAGCCTTCGCCATAGAAATCTCGTGAAAGTCATCACTAgttgttccaaccttgattttaaGGCTTTAGTGCTCGAGTATATGCCTAATGGAAGTCTTGACAAGTATTTGTATTCGCACAACTACTTCCTAGACATCAGGCAGAGACTAAGCATTATGATAGATGTTGCATGTGCTTTGGAATATCTTCATCATGGATGCTCCTCTCCGGTGATTCACTGTGACCTGAAGCCTAGTAACGTCTTGCTGGATGAGGATATGGTTGCCCACCTAAGTGACTTTGGTATTTCAAAACTGCTTGGTGAAGATGAGAGTGATTTATACACTAAAACGTTAGCAACATTTGGTTATATTGCACCGG AGTATGGACTGGATGGACTGGTGTCAATAAAATGTGATGTCTATAGTTACGGGATCATGTTGCTGGAAACGTTTACTAGGAGAAAGCCTACTGAGTTTGAGGGAGATCTTAGCTTGAAGCAATGGGTGAGTTATTCACTACCCGAGGCAGTAATGGACGTTGTAGATGCCAACTTGGTTACACCAACTGATCA